One genomic window of Haloferax mediterranei ATCC 33500 includes the following:
- the secF gene encoding protein translocase subunit SecF, whose amino-acid sequence MVEFTVPEVDYTRYTNRQLAAVPLAVLAVALLVIGGWYAATGAPVDPGVDFTGGTELRIATDAPQEEVSTAFNTPPESIRSVAADGTYVVTFQSGSASTTELEQQAEAAGYEVRSIDAVSASFGSDTQLLALGGVAVAFVGMSVLVFAMFRSFVPSIAVVISAFSDIVIPVALMNLLGIELSLGTVAALLMLIGYSVDSDILLNNHILRRSGDFYESTARAMRTGVTMTLTSIAAMVVMTITATLFGIQLLAAIGTVLVFGLTADLMNTYMLNVTLLRWYKFEGVAR is encoded by the coding sequence ATGGTTGAGTTTACGGTACCGGAGGTAGACTACACCCGGTACACGAATCGCCAACTCGCGGCTGTCCCCCTCGCGGTACTCGCGGTGGCCTTGTTGGTCATCGGAGGGTGGTACGCTGCGACTGGTGCACCGGTGGACCCGGGCGTCGATTTCACCGGTGGCACTGAACTCCGTATCGCAACGGATGCCCCGCAAGAGGAAGTCTCTACAGCCTTCAATACCCCTCCTGAGTCGATTCGCTCTGTCGCCGCAGACGGGACGTACGTCGTGACCTTCCAGTCCGGCAGTGCATCGACGACCGAACTCGAACAGCAAGCCGAGGCAGCGGGCTACGAAGTCCGCTCTATCGACGCCGTTTCGGCGAGCTTCGGGTCCGACACGCAACTGCTCGCACTCGGCGGCGTCGCCGTCGCGTTCGTCGGCATGAGCGTGCTCGTGTTCGCGATGTTCCGGTCGTTCGTTCCCTCTATCGCCGTCGTCATCTCGGCGTTCTCCGACATCGTCATTCCGGTGGCGCTGATGAATCTCCTCGGCATCGAACTGTCGCTCGGGACCGTCGCAGCACTGCTCATGCTCATCGGTTACTCGGTCGACTCGGACATTCTCCTGAACAACCACATCCTTCGTCGGTCCGGTGACTTCTACGAATCCACCGCCCGCGCCATGCGAACTGGTGTGACTATGACGCTCACATCTATCGCGGCGATGGTCGTCATGACCATCACGGCGACGCTGTTCGGTATTCAGCTGCTCGCCGCTATCGGGACGGTCCTCGTCTTCGGTCTCACCGCCGACCTGATGAACACCTACATGCTCAACGTGACGCTCCTTCGCTGGTACAAGTTCGAGGGGGTGGCCCGATGA
- a CDS encoding DUF5812 family protein gives MTESERTGTYLVTAADEESAVLKDVQSGQVHALSSNPGVSEEEAVRGTVAPDPPMNVSWQLVEVESRWSLSVEHSSESPTTNSRNIASDNPDGELVRKERAGIGEIHVLSVPDDMTEQAVEDILDDREGLLSRAARLEVNRVEIRSQPGVVAVRYMP, from the coding sequence ATGACCGAGTCCGAACGAACGGGAACGTATCTCGTAACTGCGGCCGACGAGGAGTCGGCAGTGTTGAAAGACGTTCAGTCCGGGCAGGTACACGCGCTTTCTTCGAACCCCGGCGTCTCCGAGGAGGAAGCCGTCCGCGGTACCGTCGCACCCGACCCGCCGATGAACGTCTCGTGGCAACTCGTGGAGGTCGAATCCCGCTGGTCTCTCTCCGTAGAGCACTCGTCGGAGTCGCCGACGACCAACTCACGAAATATCGCCAGCGACAACCCCGACGGCGAACTCGTCCGGAAAGAGCGGGCGGGAATCGGTGAGATTCACGTCCTTTCTGTCCCCGACGACATGACCGAACAGGCCGTCGAAGACATCCTCGACGACCGCGAGGGACTGCTCTCGCGGGCCGCCAGACTCGAAGTCAATCGCGTCGAAATTCGCTCCCAACCGGGTGTCGTCGCGGTTCGATACATGCCCTAA
- a CDS encoding GNAT family N-acetyltransferase — protein MPALWRLTRTETAHRVYDALKAHGLTATQMDEYVVHTSELEATRDPPTGVEVRALDSDDARVHEQTYDAFAELRDDERAVCAFDTDTVDSDSFGGDSLGDDSVDGDSLVGYLFLGDPGLTYRIHPLETDVTFSGGYIRRVFVAPSARNRGIATTLVSEAVSLADEQGAETVHALVARDNRPSQWTFESNDFRVERTRSYYRIGPWRRQRVTER, from the coding sequence ATGCCCGCGCTCTGGCGGTTGACCCGAACCGAGACGGCACACCGCGTCTACGACGCACTGAAGGCACACGGTCTGACGGCGACCCAGATGGACGAATACGTCGTCCACACGAGCGAACTAGAGGCGACCCGCGACCCGCCGACCGGCGTCGAAGTTCGCGCACTCGACTCCGATGACGCACGCGTGCACGAACAGACATACGACGCATTCGCCGAACTCCGCGACGACGAGCGGGCGGTGTGTGCGTTCGACACCGATACGGTCGACAGTGACTCGTTTGGTGGGGACTCACTCGGTGACGACTCGGTTGATGGCGACTCGCTCGTCGGCTACCTCTTTCTCGGCGACCCGGGCCTGACGTATCGCATCCACCCGCTGGAGACGGACGTGACGTTTTCCGGCGGGTACATCCGAAGGGTGTTCGTCGCGCCGTCGGCACGGAATCGCGGCATCGCCACGACGCTCGTCTCGGAGGCGGTTTCGCTGGCCGACGAACAAGGCGCAGAGACCGTCCACGCACTCGTCGCCCGCGACAACCGACCATCGCAGTGGACGTTCGAGTCCAACGACTTCCGCGTGGAGCGAACGCGGTCGTACTACCGTATCGGGCCGTGGCGTCGACAGCGCGTCACCGAGCGCTAA
- a CDS encoding CDP-alcohol phosphatidyltransferase family protein: MTDELRSTLRGGVNAIDARASEIVRSSTGENMISRLGTADWLSLGALFWAWVGAILFVSNEPNWAIMAVLVGFVFDKADGYYARKTGTTSAFGRQIDSFIDIFTYLVSAALLYHIALAPNAVVSAVVGFVVLSFGGLRLIRHNSEGFGDESGTSYYHGTTVVHTHLVVLANYFLFQFVPMWNGWVAGATIVAVCPLMTSDYKAYKTDAGHVLVGIAGSIAVAGCLALEFGVL, translated from the coding sequence ATGACGGACGAACTCAGGTCAACGCTTCGTGGCGGGGTGAATGCGATTGACGCGCGAGCGAGTGAGATTGTGCGGTCCTCGACGGGAGAGAACATGATTTCGCGGCTCGGCACCGCGGACTGGTTGAGTTTGGGCGCGCTCTTTTGGGCGTGGGTCGGGGCAATCCTCTTCGTGTCGAACGAGCCGAATTGGGCGATTATGGCCGTCCTCGTCGGATTCGTCTTCGACAAGGCGGATGGCTACTACGCCCGAAAGACGGGAACCACGTCGGCGTTCGGCCGCCAAATCGACTCTTTCATCGACATCTTCACGTACCTCGTGTCGGCGGCGCTTCTGTACCATATCGCGCTCGCGCCGAACGCGGTCGTGAGCGCCGTCGTCGGGTTCGTCGTCCTCTCCTTCGGCGGCCTTCGCCTCATCCGGCACAATAGCGAAGGGTTCGGCGACGAGTCCGGAACCTCGTACTACCACGGGACGACCGTCGTCCACACGCATCTCGTGGTGCTGGCGAACTACTTCCTCTTTCAGTTCGTGCCGATGTGGAACGGGTGGGTTGCCGGCGCGACTATCGTCGCCGTCTGCCCGCTCATGACTTCCGACTACAAGGCGTACAAAACCGACGCTGGTCACGTTCTCGTCGGCATCGCCGGTTCCATTGCGGTTGCAGGCTGTCTCGCGCTCGAATTCGGCGTGCTATGA
- a CDS encoding CehA/McbA family metallohydrolase encodes MTGQKPDEADSNSREDSGGRDKTTLAVDLHVHTDASYDCEMSVETVLARASAVGLDAVTITDHDSVGSLSRAFEIAHEYGVRVVPGVEVTTADGHLLALGIDEPPERGRQLVETARSVRESGGLAVVPHPFQTFRHGASRRDIRDVDAIEVYNAHTLTGFRNGQARRYARRQGLPGTAGSDAHRASLVGQAHTMVSVKPANEPISTADILDAIRAGRTVARGTRTSARQYLKKYATNARLKTFSLL; translated from the coding sequence ATGACAGGACAGAAGCCCGACGAAGCGGACAGCAACAGCAGGGAAGACAGTGGTGGACGCGATAAGACAACTCTTGCAGTCGACCTTCACGTCCACACTGACGCGTCCTACGACTGCGAGATGTCGGTCGAAACGGTGTTGGCCCGCGCTTCGGCGGTCGGTCTCGACGCCGTCACAATCACTGACCACGACTCGGTCGGGTCGCTCTCGCGGGCGTTCGAAATCGCCCACGAATACGGCGTCCGAGTCGTACCCGGCGTCGAAGTCACCACGGCGGACGGCCACCTTCTCGCGCTCGGCATCGACGAACCACCGGAGCGAGGACGGCAACTTGTCGAGACGGCACGGTCAGTCCGCGAGTCGGGGGGACTCGCGGTCGTTCCGCATCCGTTTCAGACGTTCCGACACGGGGCGTCTCGCCGGGATATCCGCGACGTTGACGCCATCGAGGTCTACAATGCGCACACGCTCACCGGATTCAGAAACGGGCAGGCGCGACGATACGCCCGACGGCAGGGACTTCCGGGCACGGCTGGGAGCGATGCGCACAGAGCTTCGCTGGTCGGACAGGCACACACGATGGTCTCGGTCAAGCCAGCGAACGAGCCGATTTCGACCGCCGACATCTTGGACGCGATTCGCGCCGGGCGAACCGTCGCCCGCGGGACACGAACGTCCGCGCGACAGTACCTGAAAAAGTACGCGACTAACGCCCGTCTCAAGACCTTCTCGTTACTGTGA
- a CDS encoding TVP38/TMEM64 family protein, producing the protein MTRRVFDSARARTAALVRLGVVAILLGAGVLVIAEFAPSLTDPAWIQSAVSAAGPFAPLVFVGIQTVQVILAPIPGQALAAVGGYLFGTVVGTVYSMVGVVTGSVVVFLLARRFGRPAVERFVDDAILERFDDFAEHRGVAGLFVLFLLPTFPDDALCALAGLSPIRLRTLVVLVAVGRLPTFALAAAAGQSAEAANYSTMVVLVVAGLGASAVVYRYRDKLAGVAG; encoded by the coding sequence GTGACTCGCCGCGTGTTCGACTCCGCGAGAGCGCGGACTGCGGCGCTCGTCCGACTCGGGGTCGTTGCGATTCTGCTCGGTGCAGGTGTCCTCGTAATTGCCGAGTTCGCACCCTCACTTACCGACCCGGCGTGGATTCAGTCGGCCGTTTCCGCGGCGGGGCCGTTCGCCCCGCTGGTGTTTGTCGGTATCCAGACGGTGCAGGTGATACTCGCACCCATCCCCGGACAGGCGCTCGCGGCCGTCGGCGGCTATCTCTTCGGGACAGTCGTCGGGACTGTCTACAGCATGGTCGGCGTCGTGACCGGGAGCGTCGTCGTCTTCCTTCTCGCGCGTCGGTTCGGCCGCCCGGCCGTCGAGCGCTTCGTCGACGACGCGATTCTGGAGAGGTTCGACGACTTCGCCGAGCACCGCGGTGTCGCCGGTCTGTTCGTTCTCTTTCTCTTGCCGACGTTCCCCGACGACGCGCTCTGCGCGCTCGCCGGTCTCTCCCCGATTCGACTGCGGACGCTCGTCGTCCTCGTCGCCGTCGGCCGCCTCCCGACGTTCGCGTTGGCGGCCGCCGCGGGGCAGAGCGCAGAGGCGGCGAACTACAGCACGATGGTCGTTCTCGTCGTCGCGGGACTCGGCGCGTCGGCGGTCGTCTACCGATACCGCGACAAACTCGCGGGCGTGGCTGGCTGA
- a CDS encoding CPBP family intramembrane glutamic endopeptidase encodes MAHDSARASGSSGDHLQTYGGIIIVVALALIVGATFGSLAKGFAINFLPQTDPLVGALSSAGQFVGFGVVGVGYLAARDDWRLVRFDWPTRRDLLWIGGGLVAVVGVYLGATALMNVLGIQSGNSVIAQQGRESPVYFLYLTVVTIVLVGPAEELIFRGIAFGELRRLWGPMPAIALSSLVFASIHLWSFSGEGMYVSLAMVFLLGSVLAVVYEKSGNLLVAAVVHGLFNAVQFLVSYAQATGLA; translated from the coding sequence ATGGCACACGACTCCGCCCGTGCGTCCGGGTCCTCCGGAGACCACCTCCAGACGTACGGTGGCATCATCATCGTCGTCGCCCTCGCGCTCATCGTCGGCGCGACATTCGGGTCACTCGCAAAAGGATTTGCAATCAACTTCCTCCCACAGACGGACCCGCTCGTCGGCGCGCTCTCCAGCGCCGGACAGTTCGTCGGGTTCGGTGTCGTCGGCGTGGGTTACCTCGCGGCCCGTGACGACTGGCGTCTCGTCCGCTTTGACTGGCCGACCCGACGTGACCTACTCTGGATTGGCGGCGGCCTCGTCGCCGTCGTCGGCGTCTATCTCGGTGCAACGGCGCTCATGAACGTCCTCGGTATCCAGAGCGGTAACAGCGTCATTGCGCAACAAGGCCGAGAAAGTCCGGTGTACTTCCTCTATCTCACCGTCGTCACTATCGTCCTCGTCGGCCCCGCCGAGGAACTCATCTTCCGCGGCATCGCCTTCGGCGAACTCCGCCGACTCTGGGGTCCGATGCCGGCCATCGCCCTGTCGAGTCTCGTGTTCGCGTCGATTCACTTGTGGTCCTTCTCGGGCGAAGGGATGTACGTCTCGCTGGCGATGGTGTTCCTCCTCGGAAGCGTGCTCGCGGTCGTCTACGAGAAAAGTGGGAACTTGCTCGTGGCCGCGGTCGTCCACGGCCTGTTCAACGCGGTGCAGTTCCTGGTGAGTTACGCGCAGGCGACCGGGCTGGCGTAA
- a CDS encoding NOB1 family endonuclease, with protein MRILDASAFIHEYHTEDETASIPLVKEELTGEHAFRFDALEGAGMYVHIPGQGTVDKVLRAAGKTGDRDVLSETDARLIAAAFELDATLVTDDYAMQNVAERLNVAVEVIAQDGIAEQRNWKFQCQGCGREFDENKDRCPICGMDLSRKNPA; from the coding sequence ATGCGGATCCTCGACGCTTCTGCTTTCATCCACGAGTATCATACCGAAGACGAGACGGCTTCGATTCCGCTCGTCAAGGAGGAACTTACCGGCGAGCATGCCTTCCGCTTCGACGCCCTCGAAGGCGCTGGCATGTACGTCCACATCCCCGGACAGGGTACCGTCGATAAGGTACTTCGAGCCGCTGGCAAGACCGGCGACAGGGATGTGCTCTCCGAGACCGACGCGCGTCTCATCGCCGCCGCGTTCGAACTCGATGCGACGCTCGTCACCGACGATTACGCGATGCAAAACGTCGCCGAACGGCTCAACGTCGCCGTCGAAGTCATCGCACAGGACGGCATCGCCGAGCAACGAAACTGGAAGTTCCAGTGCCAAGGCTGTGGACGCGAGTTCGACGAGAACAAAGACCGCTGTCCCATCTGCGGGATGGACCTGTCGCGGAAGAATCCGGCGTAA